From Solanum lycopersicum chromosome 8, SLM_r2.1, the proteins below share one genomic window:
- the LOC101266059 gene encoding ferredoxin C 2, chloroplastic: MDLQSPCSACTSLHRKPPLGRRLFSLNSVNFPLNSVKCRRNTTPKVQTPVAVAVSGQNGSSYSPSVPTHKVTVLDRQRGVVHEFLVPEDQYILHTAEAQNITLPFACRHGCCTSCAVRVKSGELRQPEALGISAELKSKGYALLCVGFPSSDLEVETQDEDEVYWLQFGRYFARGPIERDDYALELAMGDE; this comes from the exons ATGGATCTTCAATCTCCTTGTAGTGCTTGCACTTCCCTTCACCGGAAACCTCCACTCGGCCGGCGACTATTTTCTCTCAATTCCGTCAACTTCCCTTTGAATTCCGTCAAATGCCGCCGGAATACTACACCGAAGGTTCAAACTCCCGTCGCTGTCGCTGTCTCAGGCCAAAACGGTAGCAGCTATTCTCCCTCAGTTCCTACTCACAAAGTCACTGTTCTCGACCGCCAACGTGGCGTCGTTCACGAATTCCTCGTCCCTGAG GACCAATATATACTTCATACTGCAGAGGCTCAGAACATTACGCTACCGTTCGCTTGCAGGCATG GATGTTGCACAAGCTGTGCTGTTCGTGTTAAATCTGGGGAACTTAGACAACCCGAGGCATTAGGGATATCTGCAGAGTTGAAGTCCAAG GGTTATGCGCTTCTTTGTGTGGGATTTCCGTCATCGGACCTTGAAGTTGAAACACAGGATGAAGATGAG GTATATTGGCTTCAATTTGGGAGATATTTTGCTCGAGGACCTATT GAGAGAGATGACTATGCCTTGGAATTAGCTATGGGAGATGAGTAA
- the LOL1 gene encoding protein LOL1 isoform X2, whose amino-acid sequence MPVPLAPYPTPPTPFTPPSNGTQSQLVCSGCRNLLLYPVGATSVCCAVCNAVTAVPPPGTEMAQLVCGGCHTLLMYIRGATSVQCSCCHTVNLAMEANQVAHVNCGNCHMLLMYQYGARSVKCAVCNFVTSVGVATSTAEQKFNS is encoded by the exons ATGCCAGTTCCGCTTGCTCCATATCCTACACCACCAACACCATTTACACCACCTTCTAACG GTACGCAGAGCCAGCTTGTGTGCTCTGGATGCAGAAATCTTTTACTCTATCCAGTTGGAGCAACATCTGTTTGCTGTGCAGTTTGCAATGCAGTAACAGCAGTACCACCTCCGG GCACTGAGATGGCTCAGTTGGTTTGCGGAGGCTGCCACACATTACTTATGTACATTCGTGGAGCAACAAGCGTGCAATGTTCGTGCTGTCACACAGTCAATTTAGCTATGGAAG CAAATCAGGTAGCACATGTGAATTGTGGCAACTGCCACATGCTGCTGATGTACCAATACGGGGCACGATCAGTGAAATGTGCAGTTTGCAATTTTGTGACATCGGTAGGG GTTGCAACGAGCACAGCTGAGCAAAAGTTTAACAGCTAA
- the LOL1 gene encoding protein LOL1 isoform X1, which produces MPVPLAPYPTPPTPFTPPSNAGTQSQLVCSGCRNLLLYPVGATSVCCAVCNAVTAVPPPGTEMAQLVCGGCHTLLMYIRGATSVQCSCCHTVNLAMEANQVAHVNCGNCHMLLMYQYGARSVKCAVCNFVTSVGVATSTAEQKFNS; this is translated from the exons ATGCCAGTTCCGCTTGCTCCATATCCTACACCACCAACACCATTTACACCACCTTCTAACG CAGGTACGCAGAGCCAGCTTGTGTGCTCTGGATGCAGAAATCTTTTACTCTATCCAGTTGGAGCAACATCTGTTTGCTGTGCAGTTTGCAATGCAGTAACAGCAGTACCACCTCCGG GCACTGAGATGGCTCAGTTGGTTTGCGGAGGCTGCCACACATTACTTATGTACATTCGTGGAGCAACAAGCGTGCAATGTTCGTGCTGTCACACAGTCAATTTAGCTATGGAAG CAAATCAGGTAGCACATGTGAATTGTGGCAACTGCCACATGCTGCTGATGTACCAATACGGGGCACGATCAGTGAAATGTGCAGTTTGCAATTTTGTGACATCGGTAGGG GTTGCAACGAGCACAGCTGAGCAAAAGTTTAACAGCTAA
- the GAME3 gene encoding glycoalkaloid metabolism 3 (The RefSeq protein has 1 substitution compared to this genomic sequence): MDNGSKQLHILFLPYFATGHIIPLVNAARLFASHGGVKVTILTTHQNASLFRSSIHNDDDVISIETLSFPSTEVGLTEGIENFSSASSTAIAGKVFHGIYLLQKPMEDKIREIHPDCIFSDMYFPWTVDIALELKIPRLLFNQSGYMYNSILYNLRVYKPHEKLINEMESNSINFSVPGLPDKIEFKLSQLTDDLIKPADEKNAYDELLDRIRESEDRSYGIVHDTFYELEPAYAEYYQKVKKTKCWQIGPISYFSCGKRKELFSSAADESNSSVVEWLNKQNHKSVLYVSFGSMVRFPEEQLAEIAKALEASAVPFIWVVKKDQSARATWLPESLLDEKKGLIIKGWAPQLTILDHSAIGGFMTHCGWNSVLEAIIAGVPLVTWPVFAEQFYNEKLVEVMGLGVKVGAEVHNSNGGVEISSPVLRSEKIKEAIERLMENSEIREKAESMSKMAKNAVEEGESSWNNLSALIDDIKNFTCC, encoded by the coding sequence ATGGATAACGGGAGCAAGCAACTACACATCCTCTTCCTTCCTTACTTCGCCACTGGTCATATCATTCCATTAGTTAACGCCGCCAGGCTATTCGCCTCTCACGGCGGCGTCAAAGTCACCATCCTCACTACCCACCAAAACGCCTCCCTCTTCCGATCTTCTATTCACAACGACGACGACGTAATCTCTATAGAGACACTTATTTTCCCATCCACTGAAGTTGGATTGACCGAAGGGATCGAGAATTTCAGTTCCGCCTCTTCAACTGCAATCGCGGGCAAAGTATTTCACGGAATTTATCTTCTGCAGAAACCAATGGAAGATAAAATTCGTGAAATTCATCCTGATTGTATCTTCTCTGATATGTATTTCCCATGGACCGTCGATATCGCACTGGAACTCAAAATCCCGAGGCTATTGTTCAACCAATCCGGCTACATGTACAATTCCATTCTCTACAATCTTAGGGTTTACAAACCTCATGAAAAACTCATCAATGAAATGGAATCTAATAGTATTAATTTCTCGGTTCCGGGTTTACCTGATAAGATTGAGTTCAAGCTGTCGCAACTTACAGACGATCTGATTAAGCCTGCGGATGAGAAGAATGCTTATGATGAATTGCTTGATCGAATCAGAGAATCTGAGGATCGAAGCTATGGTATCGTTCACGATACTTTTTACGAGCTAGAACCTGCTTACGCTGAGTACTATCAGAAGGTGAAGAAAACCAAATGTTGGCAAATTGGTCCCATTTCCTATTTTTCTtgtggaaaaagaaaagagcttTTTAGTTCGGCGGCGGATGAAAGTAACTCATCTGTTGTAGAGTGGTTGAacaaacaaaatcacaaatcgGTTCTCTACGTCTCTTTCGGGAGCATGGTTAGATTCCCAGAGGAGCAACTCGCTGAAATCGCAAAAGCTCTAGAAGCTTCTGCCGTCCCTTTCATTTGGGTAGTGAAGAAGGACCAATCAGCAAGAGCCACGTGGTTGCCGGAGAGTTTGTTGGATGAGAAAAAAGGTCTGATTATTAAAGGGTGGGCGCCGCAACTAACCATCTTGGACCATTCAGCGATAGGAGGATTCATGACACACTGTGGATGGAATTCGGTGCTGGAAGCCATCATCGCCGGGGTGCCGTTGGTGACGTGGCCAGTTTTTGCTGAACAATTCTACAATGAAAAGCTTGTGGAGGTTATGGGGCTAGGAGTGAAAGTAGGGGCAGAAGTCCATAACTCCAACGGAGGTGTTGAGATATCAAGTCCTGTGTTAAGGAGCGAAAAGATAAAAGAAGCCATTGAGAGGTTAATGGAAAATTCGGAAATAAGAGAGAAAGCAGAGAGTATGAGTAAGATGGCTAAAAATGCGGTGGAAGAAGGTGAATCTTCATGGAACAATCTCAGTGCTCTCATTGATGATATCAAGAATTTTACTTGTTGTTGA